The genomic DNA TTTGCGTTAAATAGGCAACTTTAAGAAAGAGTAAGCGGTAAAGTACCTTGATAAACTTGTCCCAAATATCAGGATTCGCTTTCACGGTGTTAGTCGGCCCATCCCAACCTACTCCTGTGTGCTGAATCAGCTCTGTGAATTGTGTGTACTGTGTCTTCATCCTTTGTGCTTTTGTTTTCACCTTGTCGACGCCAAGAATCACACCTGGGAATTTCTCTTCCAGTTCCCTACTTATCTGTTTCCAGTCCTTCATTTTCCAACTTGATGTATGCGTCCTTTGGAATTTATCGACCATAATGTCAACGAAAGCACTCTCAAGCTCGTCTGTCCACTTAACTATGCCATCACCCTTGGGAGCCATCTCAGTTGCAGAGCAATATCGATAACTTAATAATGCACATACAACAGTAAAGGTTAACTAGGCAAATACAGACTCATACATGCAAGACATGTAGAAGCTAGGAATTCAAGGTGTATTACGGACTAGAGACATTGCTAGACAAATGCAAGGAAAGAATGCCACAGCGAGGCCAGAAGCACATTATGTTCCAATGCAGCAACAACATCATTCAATCAGAGGCACCATTGTAAAGAATAATATGCAGCTTAGCATAACAAACAGAAATGGCAGCCAGCAACCAACAAACAAAGGCACCAGCAATTTCGAAATAAAACCATTCCAAGGAAACTTCTGTGCCAAATCCTCTTGCAAAAAATCGAGCAACACAGGGAACCTATACACAGTAAGCAAGGAAGCAGAAACATTCCAACTCCATACTTTCCAAACACACCGAGAAATCTGCTGAGATGGATTATGTGAAAGCTTGAAAGAActtgaaaatacaaaaattgcAACTTAATGATGATTAATAATCGTAAATTTCACGGGTTCATTGACAGTAAAAGATGTAATAGAAAAACGACAGAATGCCTTCagaatgaatatataatactCAGTAGAAGTCCTTTTCCATACGTACATGAGGCTAATTAAGTAAGTTGATCGGATAAAAGTCGGCAGAAAAGGCACcaaaaaccaaacaggccctcTGCCTTGCTCAATTACTGTATATAACTACATGGTGGGTAGGAGTCACCAAATTCAAATCAAACTTATACATCAAATTTGGAATCAGGTTAGTTAGAAAAGTCTAGCTTAATATAGCTAGAAAGCTGAGCTTACTGAGGCCACAAACAAGCAATGGAGGGCCATCCTTTTCGATCCCAAATAGGAACTTGTCTCTTAACTCTTTGCCGATTTCTTATGATCAATTTGTTGCCCTAGAGAAATCGACCAACACACATCAACAATTCTCAACTCAGACAGCAAAATTTGTCCCAAATTTGTTGCAAAAAAATCGAGCAACACAGGGCACCCATACACAATAAGCAGACAAGCAGGAACATGCACCCTCCATACTTTCCAAACACATCGATTGTTGCCCAAGTAAAATCGACCAACACACATTTCGACATCAACTCAGACAACAGACAGGGGAATGAGCTGAGGATTACCATCTGCCTACTGTCCCCATTTTTTTGCAAAAATTCGACCAACACAGGCCACATCGACACAGTAAGCATGCAAGCATAACCATTCCAACTCACTACTGATCAAAATTCCTTGcaaaaaatcggccaaaatAGGACGACCTCTACCCACGGCAGACAAGTGAAATGCAACCCTAACCATCACAGAGTATCAGATAGAAATGCAAGGACTCTTGAGTAAAATGTAGCGGAGAAATTACCTTGGATTTGGGTATGGATCCGTGAAATCGCAATCGACCCTTTTAAGAAGAGATGGCAGGGGTAGGGGCCCGGATTTTGCCAAATGCCTTTGCTGCTCAAACTGACAGGGGAGGAGACGCTAGAGTTGGGGGAGGGGGCTGGATGCAGGCGAAGATGACGGGTGTAGAA from Punica granatum isolate Tunisia-2019 chromosome 2, ASM765513v2, whole genome shotgun sequence includes the following:
- the LOC116197608 gene encoding uncharacterized protein At2g29880-like, with protein sequence MAPKGDGIVKWTDELESAFVDIMVDKFQRTHTSSWKMKDWKQISRELEEKFPGVILGVDKVKTKAQRMKTQYTQFTELIQHTGVGWDGPTNTVKANPDIWDKFIKRHSNFRTFRSKGCKHYEALQLIRGKEPIDLAEGFGDSDDPTDEAEEPVVTGSRRRVRKRGSNNKSQLQELIDLYKESKVKKDKAKNSTPPESKKSKSVTSPEKPA